In Raphanus sativus cultivar WK10039 unplaced genomic scaffold, ASM80110v3 Scaffold2671, whole genome shotgun sequence, a genomic segment contains:
- the LOC130505891 gene encoding protein arginine N-methyltransferase 1.1: MLKDVVRTKTYQNVIYQNKFLIKDKIVLDVGAGTGILSLFCAKAGAKHVYAVECSQMADMAKEIVKANGFSDVITVLKGKIEEIELPTPKVDVIISEWMGYFLLFENMLDSVLYARNKWLVDGGIVLPDKASLFLTAIEDSEYKEDKIEFWNSVYGFDMSCIKKKAMMEPLVDIVDQNQIVTDSKLLKTMDISKMSSGDASFTAPFKLVAQRNDYIHALVAYFDVSFTMCHKLLGFSTGPRSRATHWKQTVMYLEDVLTICEGETITGSMSVSYNKKNPRDVDIKLSYSLNGQHSKVSRTQHYKMR, encoded by the exons ATGTTGAAGGATGTAGTGAGAACAAAGACTTATCAGAATGTAATTTACCAAAACAAGTTTCTCATCAAGGACAAAATTGTTCTTGATGTTGGAGCTGGGACAGGAATCTTGTCTCTCTTCTGTGCCAAGGCTGGAGCTAAACATGTCTATGCT GTTGAGTGTTCTCAAATGGCTGACATGGCAAAGGAGATTGTTAAAGCCAATGGCTTTTCTGAtg TGATAACTGTTTTGAAAGGGAAGATTGAGGAGATAGAGCTTCCCACTCCTAAAGTGGATGTGATTATATCTGAATGGATGGGTTACTTTTtgttgtttgaaaatatgttgGACAGTGTCCTCTACGCTCGTAATAAATGGCTT GTTGATGGCGGGATTGTGCTGCCAGACAAGGCCTCTCTGTTTCTTACAGCAATTGAGGATTCAGAGTATAAAGAAGACAAAATTGAAT TTTGGAACAGTGTGTATGGTTTTGACATGTCATGCATCAAGAAAAAAGCTATGATGGAACCACTTGTTGACATAGTCGACCAAAACCAGATTGTCACCGATAGTAAGCTACTTAAG ACAATGGATATCTCGAAGATGTCTTCTGGTGATGCTTCCTTCACAGCTCCCTTTAAACTTGTTGCACAACGCAATGACTACATCCACGCCCTTGTAGCCTACTTTGATGTATCATTCACCATGTGCCACAAGCTCCTTGGTTTCTCAACAG GACCGAGATCCCGGGCTACGCACTGGAAACAAACAGTCATGTACCTTGAAGATGTGTTAACCATATGCGAGGGTGAGACGATCACTGGAAGCATGTCTGTGTCGTATAACAAGAAGAATCCTAGAGACGTTGACATAAAGCTAAGCTATTCTTTGAATGGCCAGCACTCCAAAGTCTCAAGGACCCAACACTACAAAATGCGTTGA